From a single Shewanella denitrificans OS217 genomic region:
- the ftsA gene encoding cell division protein FtsA, which produces MIKNQERNLIVGLDIGTSKVAVIIGEVLPDGEISVVGLGNHPSRGMDKGGVNDLDSIVRSVQRALDQAELMADCQVSSVYLSISGKHIHCQNENGMVSINDEEVTQEDVDNVIHTARSVKIPTERRILHVLPQEYAIDVQDGIKSPIGMSGMRMEAKVHIVTCANDMAKNITKSVERCGLKVDDLVFSGIASADSVLTNDEKDLGVCIVDIGGGTTDIAVYTNGALRHCAVVAVAGNQVTSDIAKIFRTPLTHAEQIKVQFASARSAMVSREDSIEVPSVGGRPSRSMSRHTLAEVVEPRYQELFELVLKELQKSGFEDQIAAGIVLTGGTSSISGAVDIAEATFGMPVRVASPLPVKGLYEYVDQPIYSTGIGLLHYGARRVIERQFERPERQGVTSFLNRVKSWFKGEF; this is translated from the coding sequence ATGATCAAAAATCAGGAAAGAAACCTCATCGTCGGGCTAGACATAGGCACCTCTAAGGTGGCTGTGATCATTGGCGAAGTGCTACCTGACGGCGAAATTAGTGTTGTCGGCTTAGGCAATCATCCTTCCAGAGGGATGGACAAGGGTGGGGTTAACGATCTTGACTCTATTGTGCGCAGCGTACAGCGAGCATTAGATCAGGCCGAACTTATGGCAGATTGCCAAGTCTCATCTGTGTATTTAAGTATCTCGGGTAAACACATACATTGTCAGAATGAAAATGGCATGGTGTCGATTAACGACGAAGAAGTGACCCAAGAAGATGTGGACAATGTGATCCACACGGCGCGTTCGGTAAAAATTCCAACGGAGCGTCGCATTCTTCATGTGTTACCGCAGGAATACGCCATCGACGTGCAAGACGGCATTAAAAGCCCCATCGGCATGTCGGGCATGCGTATGGAAGCCAAGGTGCACATAGTGACCTGTGCTAACGATATGGCAAAAAATATCACTAAGAGCGTTGAGCGCTGTGGTCTAAAAGTTGACGATTTGGTGTTTTCAGGGATTGCCTCGGCAGATTCTGTGCTCACCAATGATGAGAAAGATTTAGGTGTATGTATTGTCGATATTGGTGGCGGCACCACAGATATCGCGGTATACACCAATGGCGCTTTGCGTCACTGCGCAGTCGTTGCGGTAGCCGGTAATCAGGTGACTTCAGATATCGCCAAGATTTTTAGAACGCCATTGACCCATGCAGAGCAAATCAAGGTGCAGTTTGCCAGTGCTCGTAGCGCTATGGTTAGCCGAGAAGACAGTATCGAAGTGCCCTCAGTGGGCGGGCGACCTTCTCGCAGCATGTCGCGTCATACCTTGGCCGAAGTGGTTGAGCCTAGGTATCAAGAATTGTTTGAATTAGTACTTAAAGAATTACAGAAGAGCGGTTTTGAAGATCAAATCGCCGCTGGCATAGTTCTCACAGGCGGCACATCGTCAATATCGGGTGCCGTGGATATCGCCGAAGCTACCTTTGGCATGCCAGTTAGGGTAGCATCGCCGCTGCCAGTGAAAGGATTATACGAATATGTTGATCAACCTATTTACTCAACAGGAATAGGTTTGCTTCATTATGGCGCTAGACGAGTCATAGAACGTCAGTTCGAACGACCAGAGCGCCAAGGGGTTACTAGCTTTTTGAATCGGGTCAAAAGCTGGTTTAAGGGTGAGTTTTAA
- the ftsZ gene encoding cell division protein FtsZ, with product MFEIMDTHSDEAVIKVIGVGGGGGNAVEHMVKHSIEGVEFIVTNTDAQALRKSSAGSTIQLGRDVTKGLGAGANPDVGRQAAEEDRENILAAIRGSDMIFIAAGMGGGTGTGAAPVVAEIARSQGILTVAVVTKPFPFEGKKRMMYAEQGIAELAKHVDSLITIPNEKLLKVLGRGTSLLDAFAAANNVLLGAVQGIAELITRPGLINVDFADVKTVMSEMGNAMMGTGVARGDDRAEEAAEAAVASPLLEDIDLAGARGVLVNITAGMDITIEELETVGNHVKAYASENATVVVGAVIDPEMSDELRVTVVATGIGAEKKPDIQLVSKPTPRPEPVAEVRAEQVEEPVQNYMSTKGNGNTAAAMQPAVAPMATPMSRADGDYLDIPAFLRKQAD from the coding sequence ATGTTTGAGATCATGGATACACATTCAGACGAAGCGGTGATCAAGGTCATCGGTGTCGGTGGTGGCGGCGGTAACGCTGTCGAGCATATGGTTAAGCACAGCATCGAAGGTGTTGAGTTTATCGTCACAAATACCGATGCTCAGGCATTGCGTAAATCGAGTGCTGGCTCAACAATTCAGTTGGGACGCGATGTCACTAAAGGCCTAGGCGCTGGCGCTAACCCAGATGTGGGTCGTCAAGCGGCAGAAGAAGACAGGGAAAATATCCTCGCGGCAATTCGCGGCTCGGACATGATCTTTATCGCGGCCGGTATGGGTGGTGGCACAGGTACAGGTGCGGCGCCAGTGGTAGCTGAAATTGCTCGCTCACAAGGCATTCTGACCGTTGCTGTAGTGACTAAGCCGTTCCCGTTCGAAGGTAAGAAGCGCATGATGTATGCAGAGCAAGGCATTGCCGAGCTTGCTAAGCATGTGGATTCGTTGATCACCATCCCTAACGAAAAACTATTAAAAGTATTGGGCCGTGGAACTTCACTTCTGGATGCGTTTGCCGCAGCCAACAATGTGTTACTAGGTGCAGTGCAAGGTATTGCCGAGCTTATCACTCGTCCAGGCCTGATTAACGTCGATTTCGCCGACGTGAAAACCGTGATGTCAGAAATGGGTAATGCCATGATGGGCACAGGGGTCGCTCGTGGTGATGATCGCGCTGAAGAAGCGGCTGAAGCTGCAGTGGCAAGTCCTCTATTGGAAGATATCGATTTAGCCGGTGCACGTGGCGTGTTAGTTAACATCACTGCGGGTATGGATATCACCATCGAAGAGCTGGAAACTGTGGGTAACCATGTTAAGGCTTACGCGTCTGAAAACGCGACTGTGGTAGTGGGCGCGGTTATCGACCCAGAAATGAGTGATGAATTACGTGTGACTGTGGTTGCAACCGGTATTGGTGCTGAAAAGAAGCCAGACATCCAGTTAGTGTCTAAGCCTACTCCTCGTCCAGAGCCTGTGGCGGAAGTGCGTGCTGAACAGGTTGAAGAGCCAGTACAAAACTACATGTCGACTAAAGGCAATGGCAACACAGCTGCGGCAATGCAGCCAGCGGTTGCGCCTATGGCGACACCTATGTCACGGGCCGATGGTGATTACTTAGATATTCCGGCATTTCTGCGTAAGCAAGCCGATTAA
- the lpxC gene encoding UDP-3-O-acyl-N-acetylglucosamine deacetylase: MIFQRTVQKMVQTTGVGLHSGNKVTLRIMPAPVNSGIVLTRTDLSPAVSIPAKAELVRETTMCTALVNDAGIRISTIEHLFAALAGLGIDNAVIEVDAPEIPIMDGSASPFVFLLQSAGIKEQAAAKKYIKINKTIRVEDGDKWAELKPFKGFRVNFKIDFNHPEIARSQQHMVMDFSTSAFVKDISRARTFGFMRDIEYLRANNLALGGSMENAVVLDEYRVLNPDGLRYEDEFVKHKILDAFGDLYVAGHAIVGEFCAFKTGHALNNQLVRALLVQQDAWELVSFDKEADVPVSFMVPGTQAFA; encoded by the coding sequence ATGATTTTTCAAAGAACTGTTCAAAAAATGGTACAGACCACTGGTGTTGGATTACATTCCGGCAACAAGGTGACGCTGCGCATTATGCCTGCCCCCGTTAATTCTGGGATAGTACTGACACGTACCGATCTCAGCCCTGCAGTGTCTATCCCTGCAAAGGCGGAGTTAGTGCGTGAAACTACTATGTGTACCGCACTTGTGAATGACGCGGGTATTCGTATCTCAACCATAGAACACCTATTCGCAGCCTTAGCTGGACTTGGCATAGATAACGCTGTTATCGAAGTCGATGCCCCTGAAATCCCTATTATGGATGGCAGTGCCAGCCCCTTTGTGTTTTTATTGCAAAGTGCGGGAATTAAAGAGCAGGCTGCGGCAAAGAAATACATTAAAATCAACAAGACAATACGTGTTGAAGACGGCGATAAATGGGCTGAATTGAAGCCATTTAAAGGCTTTAGAGTTAATTTTAAAATTGACTTTAATCATCCTGAAATTGCCCGTAGTCAGCAGCATATGGTGATGGACTTTTCGACCTCTGCGTTTGTAAAAGACATCAGCCGTGCCCGTACTTTTGGTTTTATGCGCGATATCGAGTACTTGCGTGCTAATAATCTCGCCCTGGGTGGCAGCATGGAAAATGCGGTTGTGTTGGATGAATACCGCGTCCTCAACCCCGATGGTCTGCGTTATGAGGACGAGTTTGTAAAACACAAAATTCTAGATGCGTTCGGTGATCTGTATGTAGCAGGTCATGCGATAGTCGGAGAGTTTTGTGCATTCAAAACCGGCCATGCGCTGAACAACCAGTTAGTTAGAGCCTTATTAGTACAGCAAGATGCTTGGGAATTGGTGAGCTTCGATAAAGAAGCCGATGTGCCTGTGAGCTTTATGGTGCCAGGCACTCAAGCCTTCGCATAG
- a CDS encoding DUF721 domain-containing protein, with protein sequence MKKPPQDLSNLVHQFGKLPEMAEKAELLNNLNQHVKQILNGPVAQELKVANLRQGVLVIETTSAAWAARINFQKSALLTQLQNETLPMLTAIEVKVNPGLALAQSKTNVAHTQLSSVAAEHLQALAENVEGSLGEKLKRLAALASRNRQS encoded by the coding sequence ATGAAAAAGCCCCCCCAAGACCTCAGCAACTTAGTACATCAATTCGGGAAACTGCCCGAAATGGCTGAGAAAGCAGAACTATTGAATAATCTGAATCAACATGTGAAGCAGATCCTCAATGGCCCTGTGGCGCAGGAGCTAAAAGTCGCTAACCTTCGCCAGGGTGTTCTTGTGATTGAAACCACATCTGCAGCCTGGGCCGCCAGAATAAATTTTCAGAAATCTGCATTATTAACCCAACTGCAGAATGAGACGCTTCCAATGCTTACCGCAATTGAGGTTAAAGTCAACCCAGGATTAGCCTTAGCGCAATCAAAAACCAATGTCGCACACACTCAATTGAGCTCGGTCGCCGCTGAACACTTGCAAGCACTGGCAGAAAACGTGGAAGGGTCCCTAGGTGAGAAACTAAAACGGCTGGCTGCATTGGCCAGCCGTAATAGGCAATCTTAA
- a CDS encoding M23 family metallopeptidase: MSVTVFIQGRNGVTRWQPSKRWLLLPILLLASGTGLYQYSSDRFESQQAKADKNQKLREQQKQQVLQLKNATETQLVTLVTHVAKMQAKITRLEALGQQVAQHNLLDDQFDFSTEIGIGGPSEFGSSIELNQLIDDMDKLAARIDNNNVQLSLLETVASNLHIDEERYISGRPIYKGWLSSPYGLRNDPFNGRRTMHKGIDFAGTEGADVIATAAGVVTWAGNMFGYGELVEIDHGNGLRTRYGHNKALSVNVGDVVAKGEKIANMGSSGRSTGPHVHYEVLRSGQQIDPRKYVYRKTS, translated from the coding sequence ATGAGTGTAACAGTTTTTATCCAAGGTCGAAATGGCGTAACCCGTTGGCAACCGAGCAAACGCTGGTTATTGCTGCCTATCCTTCTACTTGCTTCAGGCACGGGCCTGTATCAATACAGTAGCGATCGTTTTGAAAGCCAGCAAGCCAAAGCCGACAAGAATCAAAAGCTGCGGGAACAACAGAAGCAGCAAGTACTGCAGCTTAAAAATGCAACCGAAACCCAATTGGTGACCTTGGTGACACATGTCGCCAAGATGCAAGCAAAAATTACCCGCCTAGAAGCCCTTGGCCAACAAGTGGCTCAGCACAACCTCCTCGATGACCAATTTGATTTCAGCACTGAAATCGGCATAGGCGGCCCAAGCGAATTTGGCTCAAGCATTGAATTAAACCAGCTTATCGACGATATGGATAAGCTGGCTGCAAGAATTGATAATAATAATGTTCAGCTGTCTCTACTTGAAACAGTGGCATCTAATCTCCATATAGATGAAGAGCGTTATATATCAGGGCGACCAATCTATAAAGGTTGGTTATCTTCGCCCTATGGTTTACGAAATGACCCTTTTAATGGCAGGAGAACTATGCACAAAGGCATAGACTTCGCCGGAACAGAAGGGGCCGATGTGATTGCAACAGCAGCTGGTGTAGTTACTTGGGCCGGAAACATGTTTGGTTATGGTGAATTAGTGGAGATAGATCATGGTAATGGTCTGCGCACGCGCTATGGGCATAATAAGGCTTTGTCAGTAAACGTAGGTGACGTGGTTGCCAAAGGCGAGAAGATTGCCAATATGGGAAGTTCAGGCCGGTCTACCGGTCCCCATGTACATTACGAAGTATTGCGTAGTGGTCAGCAAATCGATCCTCGAAAATATGTCTATCGCAAGACAAGTTAA
- the secA gene encoding preprotein translocase subunit SecA — protein MLGKLLTKLFGSRNDRTLKNLGKIVTQINALEADFQKLSDDELKAKTLEFRERLEKGETLDDIMAEAFATVREASVRVFEMRPFDVQLLGGMVLNSNRIAEMRTGEGKTLTATLPAYLNGLSGKGVHVITVNDYLAGRDAENNRPLFEFLGLTVGINVAGIGQAEKKMAYAADITYGTNNEFGFDYLRDNMAFSPQERVQRPLHYALIDEVDSILIDEARTPLIISGAAEDSSEHYRKVNVLIPSLIRQEKEDTEDEVGEGDYSIDEKGKQVHLTERGQEKVELLLIESGMLAEGDSLYSAANISLLHHVNAALRAHTLFEKDVDYIVQDNEVIIVDEHTGRTMPGRRWSEGLHQAVEAKEGVHIQNENQTLASITFQNYFRQYEKLAGMTGTADTEAFEFQHIYGLDTVVVPTNKPMVRNDMADLVYLTASEKYAAIIKDVEGCRERGQPVLVGTVSIEQSELLASLLKNAKIPHSVLNAKFHEKEAEIVAQAGRTGAVTIATNMAGRGTDIVLGGNWKVEIENLTNPTDEQIAKIRADWQIHHDAVIAAGGLHILGTERHESRRIDNQLRGRSGRQGDAGSSRFYLSMEDSLMRIFASERVSGMMKKLGMEEGEAIEHPWVSRAIENAQRKVEARNFDIRKQLLEYDDVANDQRQVVYSQRNELMDATSIQDTIKNIEADVINDLVDQYIPRQSLEELWDVPGLEQRFHQEFGIQLPIQQWLEKEEDLHEETLRERIVASWSDAYQAKEAMVGADVLRQFEKAVMLQTLDGLWKEHLAAMDHLRQGIHLRGYAQKNPKQEYKRESFELFQQMLDSLKHDVISVLSKVQVQAQSDVDDMEQRRREEEAKIQRDYQHAAAEALTDESQASSDNTPKTMIREGDKVGRNDPCPCGSGKKYKQCHGKLS, from the coding sequence ATGTTAGGCAAACTACTGACAAAATTATTCGGAAGTCGAAACGACCGTACCTTAAAAAACCTTGGCAAAATCGTCACCCAAATTAACGCATTAGAAGCAGACTTTCAAAAGCTGTCGGACGATGAGCTCAAAGCAAAAACCCTTGAGTTTCGTGAGCGTTTAGAAAAAGGTGAAACTTTAGACGACATTATGGCAGAAGCTTTCGCCACTGTGCGTGAAGCCTCTGTCCGTGTGTTTGAGATGCGCCCGTTTGATGTGCAGCTCTTAGGCGGCATGGTGCTAAACAGTAATCGTATTGCTGAGATGCGTACCGGTGAAGGTAAAACACTGACCGCGACACTGCCCGCTTACTTAAATGGTCTAAGCGGTAAAGGCGTTCACGTGATTACGGTGAATGACTACCTTGCTGGTCGAGATGCGGAAAATAACCGCCCATTATTTGAATTCTTAGGCTTAACCGTCGGAATTAACGTTGCGGGTATTGGCCAAGCCGAAAAGAAAATGGCGTACGCAGCAGATATCACTTACGGTACCAACAATGAGTTTGGTTTCGATTATCTGCGCGACAATATGGCGTTCTCACCCCAAGAGCGCGTTCAGCGTCCGCTGCATTATGCGCTTATCGATGAAGTGGATTCAATCCTTATCGATGAAGCTCGTACCCCTTTGATTATTTCTGGTGCAGCTGAAGACAGTTCAGAGCATTACCGTAAAGTGAATGTGCTTATTCCATCGCTTATCCGTCAAGAAAAAGAAGACACAGAAGATGAAGTTGGCGAAGGCGACTACAGCATAGACGAGAAAGGCAAGCAGGTTCATTTGACTGAACGTGGTCAAGAGAAAGTTGAACTCTTGTTAATTGAATCAGGCATGTTAGCCGAAGGTGACTCTCTGTATTCCGCGGCGAATATTTCACTACTGCATCACGTGAATGCGGCATTGCGTGCCCACACCTTATTTGAAAAAGACGTTGATTACATAGTACAAGACAATGAAGTGATCATAGTCGATGAGCATACTGGCCGTACTATGCCTGGACGTCGTTGGTCAGAAGGCTTACATCAAGCGGTTGAAGCCAAAGAAGGGGTTCATATTCAAAATGAAAACCAGACTCTAGCCTCGATAACGTTCCAGAATTACTTCCGTCAGTATGAAAAGCTTGCCGGTATGACGGGTACTGCTGATACTGAAGCATTTGAATTTCAACACATTTATGGTTTAGATACCGTCGTCGTACCAACTAATAAGCCTATGGTTCGTAACGATATGGCTGACTTGGTGTATTTGACGGCCAGTGAGAAATACGCTGCGATTATTAAAGATGTTGAAGGTTGCCGTGAACGTGGTCAGCCCGTGCTCGTAGGTACAGTTTCCATTGAGCAGTCTGAATTATTGGCATCATTGCTGAAAAATGCCAAAATTCCCCATAGCGTACTTAATGCTAAATTCCATGAAAAAGAAGCTGAGATTGTGGCTCAAGCAGGCCGCACCGGCGCGGTAACCATAGCCACTAACATGGCGGGTCGTGGTACGGATATCGTCTTGGGTGGTAACTGGAAGGTTGAGATTGAAAACTTAACCAATCCAACGGATGAGCAAATAGCAAAAATACGTGCCGATTGGCAAATCCATCATGACGCCGTTATTGCTGCAGGTGGTTTACATATCTTAGGTACAGAACGTCACGAATCTCGTCGTATCGATAACCAGCTTCGTGGTCGTTCAGGTCGTCAAGGTGATGCGGGTTCATCACGCTTCTATCTCTCCATGGAAGACAGCTTAATGCGTATCTTCGCTTCAGAGCGAGTATCCGGCATGATGAAGAAACTCGGCATGGAAGAAGGCGAAGCCATCGAACATCCTTGGGTATCGCGGGCCATTGAGAATGCACAGCGTAAAGTTGAAGCACGTAACTTCGATATTCGTAAGCAATTACTTGAATACGATGATGTGGCTAACGATCAACGTCAGGTGGTTTACTCACAGCGTAATGAGTTGATGGACGCAACGAGCATTCAAGACACCATCAAAAATATCGAAGCCGATGTGATAAATGATCTAGTGGATCAATATATTCCACGTCAATCACTGGAAGAACTGTGGGATGTACCTGGGCTTGAGCAGCGATTCCACCAGGAGTTTGGCATTCAATTGCCAATTCAGCAATGGTTAGAGAAAGAAGAAGACTTGCATGAAGAAACCTTGCGTGAGCGCATAGTGGCTTCGTGGAGTGATGCATACCAAGCTAAAGAGGCTATGGTCGGAGCCGATGTGCTACGTCAATTCGAAAAAGCGGTCATGTTGCAAACGTTAGACGGACTCTGGAAAGAGCATTTAGCGGCGATGGATCATTTGCGTCAAGGCATACACCTACGTGGTTATGCACAAAAGAATCCTAAGCAGGAATACAAGCGCGAATCTTTCGAGCTATTCCAACAAATGTTAGATTCGTTAAAGCATGATGTAATCAGCGTGCTATCTAAAGTGCAAGTTCAGGCACAATCAGATGTTGATGACATGGAGCAGCGTCGCCGTGAAGAAGAAGCGAAAATTCAACGTGACTATCAACATGCTGCAGCGGAAGCATTAACTGATGAGTCTCAAGCATCTAGCGACAACACACCTAAGACAATGATCCGTGAAGGTGACAAAGTGGGCCGCAACGATCCTTGTCCCTGTGGTTCTGGTAAAAAATACAAACAGTGTCACGGTAAGTTAAGCTAA